The stretch of DNA TCGGTCTGGACGATTGTAGAGGACGCAGGCATGCCTTCTGACGACCTCCGCGCGTGGATCGCGGACCTCGACCGGCGCGGCGAGCTCGGGCGCGTGCGCGCCGAAGTGGACTGGGACGAGGAGATCGGCGCGATCACGCGGGAAATCTCGAGCCGGTCCGGCCCCGGGCTTCTCTTCGAGAACATCAAGGACCACCGGCAAACCGCCTGCCGGCGGCTGTTCACCAACGGGACCGGAACGCGGGAGCGGGTCTGCCGCATTCTCGGAGTTTCCGAGGAGACCTCGTACCGGGATCTCGTCGGCGTCTTCAAGGAGCGTTTTTCCCGGCCGGTCGAGCCGCGCCGGGTGCCAGGCGGGCCCGTGAAGGAAAATATCGTGCGCGGCGACGCGGTCGATCTCTTCCAGTTTCCGGTTCCGAAATGGAACCCGCACGACGGCGGCCGCTACATCATGACCTCGGCGAGCGTGGTCACGCGAGACCCCGAGAGCGGCGTGCTGAACGTCGGTACCTATCGCGGCATGATCGCCGGGAAAAGGACGATCGGCGTGCTGCTTGCGGCCACGCAGGGCTGGGGCAAGCACTTCGCGAAGTACCGCGCCCGCGGCCTGGAGATGCCCGTGGCGGTGGTGATCGGTTGGGATCAGTCGCTCTTCATCGCCGCCTCCACGCCGGTCAACCACCCGGAATACGAGATGGCCGGCTCGCTGCGCGGCGCGCCCGTCGAGCTGGTCCAGTGCGAGACGAACGATCTCCTGGTTCCGGCGACGGCGGAGATCGTTCTCGAGGGCGCGATCTCTCCCGACCCGAAAACCTACGAGCCTGAAGGCCCGTTCAGCGAATATCCGGGCTACTACGCGGGGCGCAAGACGCCGAAACACGCGATCCGCGTGGACTGCGTCACGCACCGCGACGACCCGATCTTCCACGGGTGCCTGACCGGCGCGAGCCCGGGAAGGACCAACGAGGGAACCACATGGACGCCGGCGACTTTTTCCGCGATGGCGTGGCAGTACCTGGAGCAGGCCGGCGTGCCCAACGTGACGGGCGTGTGGCGCGGCAAGTGGCCGGAGCTGCTGCGCGTGCAGATCCGCAAGACGCACCGCGGCCACGCGCAGCAGGTGGCGGCGGCGCTCTGGGGCAGCCATCTCGGCAACTACGCCGGCAAGCACCTGATCGTCGTCG from Candidatus Zixiibacteriota bacterium encodes:
- a CDS encoding UbiD family decarboxylase; translated protein: MPSDDLRAWIADLDRRGELGRVRAEVDWDEEIGAITREISSRSGPGLLFENIKDHRQTACRRLFTNGTGTRERVCRILGVSEETSYRDLVGVFKERFSRPVEPRRVPGGPVKENIVRGDAVDLFQFPVPKWNPHDGGRYIMTSASVVTRDPESGVLNVGTYRGMIAGKRTIGVLLAATQGWGKHFAKYRARGLEMPVAVVIGWDQSLFIAASTPVNHPEYEMAGSLRGAPVELVQCETNDLLVPATAEIVLEGAISPDPKTYEPEGPFSEYPGYYAGRKTPKHAIRVDCVTHRDDPIFHGCLTGASPGRTNEGTTWTPATFSAMAWQYLEQAGVPNVTGVWRGKWPELLRVQIRKTHRGHAQQVAAALWGSHLGNYAGKHLIVVDHDIDIHDWEAIEWALCYRVNAAMGDITMFPGTSGSMLDPSVPLEERDSVKYGHGKWTRVLIDATINWELEPQEQYGG